Proteins encoded in a region of the Gammaproteobacteria bacterium genome:
- a CDS encoding GGDEF domain-containing protein, translating to MSEYTADKIIESIAHVTTQADRELLEASLMSTLFELLKLKRISLYKIISEYGEQRCLITTDITDGNLTFHDPCTPSSQFLIHQITGLSQCIESREPVFVESTKEQPDTYVYPLTNRAGVIISSFVICGEGLSKSTHKKLLTGYFQIYRNYACLLDDSEHDTLTGLLNRRTFDRDLERILGEWKHPNDQDREESQHPQRRHCNEESVGNWLAVIDIDFFKKINDQYGHLYGDEVLLLLANIMRSTFRSYDKLFRFGGEEFVVLLRATSQKGAAAALERFRATMENYDFPQIGSVTVSIGYVEIADQGISAIVLGHADDALYYAKDNGRNRVCFHTELVAQGLLKVSTPEVVESEIELF from the coding sequence ATGTCGGAATATACCGCAGACAAAATAATAGAGTCCATTGCTCATGTCACGACTCAGGCAGATCGCGAGCTGCTTGAAGCAAGCTTGATGAGCACACTCTTTGAGCTATTAAAATTAAAAAGAATTTCACTCTATAAAATCATTTCAGAATATGGTGAGCAACGCTGTCTTATCACAACCGATATAACAGATGGCAATTTAACCTTCCACGACCCTTGCACACCCTCCTCACAATTCCTCATACACCAAATCACCGGCCTCAGCCAGTGTATTGAGAGCAGAGAGCCGGTGTTTGTTGAGAGCACTAAAGAGCAGCCGGATACCTATGTTTATCCCCTCACCAATCGTGCGGGCGTGATCATTAGTTCATTTGTTATCTGTGGGGAAGGTCTCTCAAAAAGTACCCATAAAAAACTGCTAACAGGTTATTTCCAGATTTATCGTAACTACGCCTGCCTGCTCGATGATAGTGAACATGACACCTTGACCGGATTACTCAATCGTCGCACCTTTGACCGCGACCTTGAACGCATCCTGGGTGAATGGAAGCACCCCAATGACCAGGACAGAGAGGAGAGCCAACATCCGCAGCGACGCCATTGCAATGAAGAGAGTGTGGGTAACTGGCTAGCGGTCATTGATATCGATTTTTTCAAGAAAATAAATGACCAGTATGGCCACCTCTACGGTGATGAGGTATTACTGCTACTGGCCAATATTATGCGAAGCACTTTTCGCAGCTACGACAAACTATTTCGGTTTGGTGGTGAAGAGTTCGTGGTGCTACTTCGTGCTACCAGCCAAAAAGGAGCCGCCGCCGCACTCGAGCGTTTTCGCGCAACCATGGAAAACTATGACTTCCCGCAAATTGGCTCTGTCACCGTCAGTATTGGCTACGTGGAGATAGCAGACCAAGGCATTTCAGCGATTGTTTTGGGGCATGCGGATGATGCGCTCTACTACGCCAAAGATAATGGCCGAAACCGCGTCTGCTTTCATACCGAGCTGGTCGCGCAAGGCCTCTTAAAGGTCTCCACACCAGAAGTTGTCGAGTCTGAAATTGAGCTGTTTTAG